From a single Microbacterium terrisoli genomic region:
- a CDS encoding polysaccharide biosynthesis protein, with amino-acid sequence MSRRILVVGFGVAGIGIAEDAAAHGEQVVGFLDDVRQDARVLGTLADVNRVARENDVDTVYFAIPTIESARLREFLSNLEQTGIRLWILPRTYDTISRETVKVSDLTDVDILQLVGRQPVKHDLLDARRLVEGRRVLVTGAAGSIGSRLVEHLLNLGVARVVAFDWWETGLFHLINRLDDERLAPVVGDVKNVHRLERVFEAERPELVFHAAAYKHVPLMEDNPSEALANNVLGAENVLKQAIASGASHAVYVSTDKAVRPANIMGATKRLGELLLGDLARESGATKLTAVRFGNVLQSNGSVMETFRRQIEQGGPLTVTHEDVTRFFMTIDEAANLIVQSAILGANGDICVLDMGEPVRIMDLARSLVRVTAPEVRIEVTHLRPGEKLYEELTYNPELATSTRNSKVFILQVEDEMDVPADVIRRTLEPSRTGELSDAEAERALIDMGFNIQPRRRRTAQ; translated from the coding sequence GTGAGTCGGCGGATATTGGTGGTCGGCTTCGGTGTCGCGGGCATCGGGATCGCAGAGGACGCCGCGGCGCACGGCGAGCAGGTCGTCGGCTTTCTGGATGATGTACGGCAGGATGCTCGCGTTCTCGGCACACTCGCCGATGTCAACCGCGTGGCTCGCGAGAACGACGTCGACACCGTCTATTTCGCGATTCCGACGATCGAGTCCGCGCGACTGCGGGAATTCCTCTCGAATCTCGAGCAGACGGGGATCCGCCTGTGGATCCTGCCGCGCACGTATGACACGATCAGCCGCGAGACGGTCAAAGTCAGCGATCTGACCGACGTCGACATCTTGCAGCTCGTGGGCAGGCAGCCCGTCAAGCACGATCTGCTTGACGCGCGGCGGCTGGTCGAGGGGCGCCGAGTGCTCGTCACCGGCGCCGCGGGCTCGATCGGGTCCCGCTTGGTGGAGCACCTGCTGAACCTCGGCGTTGCACGGGTCGTTGCCTTCGATTGGTGGGAGACCGGGCTCTTCCACCTCATCAACCGCCTCGATGACGAACGACTCGCACCCGTCGTTGGCGACGTCAAGAACGTGCACCGCTTGGAGCGGGTCTTCGAGGCGGAGCGCCCAGAGCTCGTCTTCCACGCCGCGGCGTACAAGCACGTCCCGCTGATGGAGGACAATCCGTCCGAAGCGTTGGCCAACAACGTCCTCGGTGCCGAGAACGTCCTGAAGCAGGCGATTGCGTCGGGAGCGAGCCATGCCGTCTATGTGTCGACCGACAAAGCGGTGCGCCCGGCCAACATCATGGGTGCCACGAAGAGGCTCGGCGAGCTGCTGCTCGGCGATCTGGCGCGCGAGTCCGGTGCGACGAAGTTGACCGCTGTGCGCTTCGGCAACGTCCTGCAGAGCAACGGCAGCGTCATGGAGACGTTCCGTCGACAGATCGAACAGGGCGGTCCGCTGACGGTCACCCACGAGGATGTCACGCGCTTCTTCATGACGATCGACGAGGCTGCGAACCTCATCGTCCAATCCGCCATACTGGGGGCCAACGGCGACATCTGCGTCCTCGACATGGGAGAGCCGGTGCGCATCATGGACCTCGCGCGCAGCCTCGTCCGGGTGACCGCCCCGGAGGTGCGCATCGAGGTGACGCACCTGCGGCCCGGGGAGAAGCTCTACGAAGAGCTCACCTACAACCCGGAGCTGGCCACGAGCACCCGCAACAGCAAAGTGTTCATCCTGCAGGTAGAGGATGAGATGGACGTTCCCGCCGATGTGATCCGTCGAACTCTCGAGCCGTCGCGCACGGGCGAGCTCTCTGACGCCGAGGCCGAGCGCGCCCTGATCGACATGGGATTCAACATCCAGCCTCGACGTCGGCGGACTGCGCAATGA
- a CDS encoding glycosyltransferase, which translates to MTSRRPHLLYTAWGFPPSRAGGVYRALATVNAFARKGWDVTVLTVPRSLFVDSTGGDLELEKRVHPGVVVERVPVATPAFESGIDTWPRMRARVPEVWAALDWRHDLVRFPERAYGRWRLALERAARDVHARHRVDLAIGTANPNVDFIPGAFLHRHAGVPYIMDYRDAWRLDVFSGRTLHRPASRAGRWERRLQRDASEVWFVNEAIRQWHDAAAPSIAAKTRVVANGYEEYDAQLAVPVRADRERQLVFGYIGTVSTQVPIDALIAGWRLARSRDERIATARLVIHGYSGHFGANGGSFGALGDGGDGIEFAGPVSKATIGQVYAGFDALILALGSGRYVTSGKVYEYAATGVPVISVHDPGNAATEVLADSPAWVGARSLAAVDVADAIIAGAALALRQTGAQRAEAQKWASRYARSRQLDPRIDQLREIVDGREAG; encoded by the coding sequence ATGACATCCCGTCGGCCGCACCTGCTGTACACGGCGTGGGGGTTCCCGCCCAGCAGGGCGGGGGGCGTGTACCGAGCCCTGGCCACGGTGAACGCGTTCGCGCGCAAGGGATGGGATGTCACCGTCCTCACCGTGCCGCGCAGCCTCTTCGTCGATTCGACCGGAGGCGATCTCGAGCTCGAGAAGCGCGTGCATCCGGGTGTCGTCGTCGAGCGGGTTCCCGTCGCGACGCCGGCGTTCGAGTCCGGCATCGACACCTGGCCCCGCATGCGGGCACGCGTCCCCGAGGTGTGGGCGGCGCTGGACTGGCGACACGATCTGGTGCGCTTTCCGGAGCGCGCGTACGGGAGGTGGCGGCTGGCGCTGGAACGAGCAGCGCGAGACGTGCACGCTCGACACCGCGTCGATCTCGCGATCGGCACCGCGAACCCGAACGTGGATTTCATCCCGGGCGCGTTCCTGCACCGGCACGCCGGTGTTCCGTACATCATGGACTACCGCGACGCGTGGCGCCTCGACGTGTTCTCGGGCCGTACGCTGCACCGCCCTGCGTCTCGGGCGGGCCGTTGGGAGCGTCGGCTGCAGCGAGACGCGTCCGAGGTGTGGTTCGTCAACGAAGCGATCCGCCAGTGGCACGATGCCGCGGCTCCGTCGATCGCCGCGAAGACCCGTGTCGTGGCCAACGGCTACGAGGAGTACGACGCGCAGCTGGCCGTTCCGGTACGCGCCGATCGTGAGCGTCAGCTGGTCTTCGGGTACATCGGGACGGTGTCCACTCAGGTGCCGATCGACGCTCTCATCGCTGGGTGGCGCCTCGCTCGCAGCCGGGACGAACGCATCGCGACCGCCCGCCTGGTCATCCATGGGTACTCGGGACATTTCGGCGCGAATGGAGGCTCGTTTGGCGCGCTGGGTGACGGCGGGGACGGGATCGAATTCGCCGGCCCGGTCAGTAAAGCCACGATCGGGCAGGTCTACGCCGGCTTCGATGCGCTGATCCTCGCACTGGGGTCCGGACGGTATGTCACCAGCGGCAAGGTCTATGAGTACGCCGCCACCGGAGTCCCGGTGATATCGGTGCACGACCCGGGCAATGCCGCCACCGAGGTCTTGGCAGACTCGCCTGCCTGGGTCGGCGCTCGGTCGCTCGCGGCGGTGGATGTCGCGGATGCGATCATCGCGGGTGCCGCGCTCGCTCTGCGGCAGACCGGCGCACAGCGCGCAGAGGCGCAGAAATGGGCTAGCCGTTACGCGCGTTCGCGTCAGCTGGATCCCCGCATCGATCAGCTGCGCGAGATCGTGGATGGGAGGGAGGCCGGATGA
- a CDS encoding glycosyltransferase, giving the protein MKRHLLLTAWAFAPARTSGVYRAIGMANAFAGQGWDVTVLAADEAVFSVEGTVDSSLSGQVDSHIRVVRVPFTSGVYARDIGQWSRAQARHPELWGMGHGLPFPETGFGDWRPALTRAAEDVYRGTPVDLTIGTASPSVDFIPGWHLKRRHGVPMLMDYRDAWTIDVFTGGRNPRATARAERWERRFLAAADQVWFVNEPIRSWHAAKYPTAAGRMRVVPNGFDLVGGVSPAVPFAPVPDERPLVFGYIGTINVGQFPAESLLEGWRRARTRSPELARARLVLRGHLGRSGVAGEALDGYLRRAEQDGIVYAGPVAKADVAEAYATFDALVLALASGPGVTSGKVFEFAATGLPVVSVHEPASAATTIMRESPVWVPAVSMSADDVASALIAGAALVRSQSAATRAQAVEWGAQWERARQLDAGVAGASELLDGQLQIAGSQKERKQ; this is encoded by the coding sequence GTGAAGCGTCACCTGCTGCTGACGGCATGGGCGTTCGCACCTGCGCGGACCAGCGGGGTGTACCGCGCCATCGGCATGGCCAACGCGTTCGCCGGACAAGGATGGGATGTCACCGTGCTCGCCGCCGACGAGGCAGTGTTCAGCGTGGAGGGGACCGTCGACTCTTCGCTGTCAGGTCAGGTGGACAGCCACATCCGCGTCGTCCGCGTGCCCTTCACGTCCGGCGTGTATGCGCGCGATATCGGGCAGTGGAGCAGGGCGCAGGCCCGTCACCCCGAACTGTGGGGCATGGGCCACGGTCTGCCGTTCCCCGAGACCGGCTTCGGTGACTGGCGTCCGGCGCTGACGCGCGCGGCCGAAGACGTGTACCGCGGTACTCCTGTCGATCTCACGATCGGAACGGCCAGCCCGTCGGTGGACTTCATCCCCGGCTGGCATCTGAAGCGTCGGCACGGCGTGCCGATGCTCATGGATTACCGCGACGCGTGGACCATCGACGTGTTCACCGGTGGGCGCAACCCACGCGCGACGGCGCGCGCAGAGCGTTGGGAACGACGATTCCTGGCAGCTGCTGACCAGGTCTGGTTCGTCAACGAGCCGATCCGTTCCTGGCACGCCGCCAAGTACCCGACGGCGGCAGGGCGCATGCGCGTCGTGCCCAACGGCTTCGACCTCGTCGGCGGCGTTTCACCGGCGGTCCCGTTCGCACCGGTGCCGGACGAACGCCCGCTCGTGTTCGGCTATATCGGCACGATCAATGTCGGCCAGTTCCCGGCCGAATCACTGCTCGAGGGCTGGCGCCGCGCCCGTACGCGGTCACCCGAGTTGGCACGTGCGCGGCTCGTGCTGCGCGGCCATCTGGGCCGTTCGGGCGTCGCCGGCGAGGCATTGGACGGCTACCTTCGTCGCGCTGAGCAGGACGGCATTGTTTACGCCGGCCCCGTCGCGAAGGCAGACGTGGCGGAGGCGTATGCGACGTTCGATGCGCTCGTGCTGGCTTTGGCCAGCGGCCCCGGCGTGACAAGCGGCAAGGTGTTCGAGTTCGCCGCGACCGGCCTGCCGGTTGTCTCCGTGCACGAACCGGCCAGTGCGGCGACCACGATCATGCGGGAGTCACCGGTGTGGGTGCCTGCGGTGTCGATGTCGGCGGACGACGTCGCCTCGGCGCTGATCGCAGGCGCCGCGCTGGTGCGAAGCCAGTCGGCGGCGACACGTGCGCAGGCGGTGGAGTGGGGTGCACAGTGGGAGCGTGCGCGTCAGCTTGACGCGGGTGTCGCAGGGGCCTCGGAACTGCTCGACGGGCAGCTCCAGATTGCAGGGAGCCAGAAGGAGCGAAAGCAGTGA
- the wecB gene encoding non-hydrolyzing UDP-N-acetylglucosamine 2-epimerase: MKIVSVVGARPQFVKLAPIDQAMRAAGVDHVIVHTGQHYDPMLSDVFFEDLGISAPDVHLGVGSGTHGVQTGAMLGALDGVFDEHRPDWVLVYGDTNSTIAAALSAVKMHLRVAHLEAGLRSFNRRMPEEHNRVLTDHAADLLLAPTQVAVDHLIDEGLAERTVLVGDVMTDVLYTVRDEVAGRPSPLVAELGLTPGEHYVATIHRAENTDEPDRLAEVAAGLGGLDRPVVLLAHPRVVARAAAHGIPLTQGSLIAHAPLAYPELIASALHSAGVVTDSGGLQKEAFLLRVPCTTVRTETEWVETVDLGWNVLAGTAAEIAAGVTRPQPSPTDAAPYGDGHAAERVVEVLTAS; this comes from the coding sequence GTGAAGATCGTCAGTGTCGTGGGCGCGCGCCCGCAGTTCGTCAAGCTCGCCCCGATCGACCAGGCCATGCGGGCCGCCGGGGTCGATCACGTCATCGTCCACACCGGGCAGCACTACGATCCGATGCTCTCGGACGTGTTCTTCGAGGATCTCGGCATCTCTGCCCCAGACGTGCACCTGGGCGTGGGCAGCGGAACGCACGGGGTGCAGACAGGGGCCATGCTCGGTGCCCTTGACGGCGTGTTCGACGAGCATCGGCCGGACTGGGTGCTCGTCTACGGTGACACGAACTCGACGATCGCCGCAGCGCTGAGCGCCGTGAAGATGCACTTGCGGGTCGCGCACCTCGAGGCCGGGCTGCGCAGCTTCAACCGCCGCATGCCCGAAGAGCACAACCGCGTGCTCACCGACCACGCGGCCGACCTTCTGCTGGCGCCCACGCAGGTCGCCGTCGACCACCTCATCGATGAGGGTCTCGCCGAACGCACGGTGCTCGTGGGGGATGTGATGACCGACGTGCTCTACACGGTGCGCGACGAGGTGGCAGGGCGTCCGTCGCCCCTGGTGGCCGAACTCGGCCTCACTCCGGGCGAGCATTACGTGGCCACCATCCACCGCGCCGAGAACACGGATGAGCCGGACCGACTCGCAGAGGTGGCCGCGGGGTTGGGCGGGCTCGATCGTCCTGTCGTCCTTCTCGCGCACCCGCGTGTGGTCGCGCGCGCCGCGGCCCACGGCATCCCCCTCACCCAAGGTTCACTGATCGCGCATGCGCCGCTGGCCTACCCTGAGCTGATCGCCTCGGCACTGCACAGCGCCGGTGTGGTCACCGACTCGGGCGGCCTGCAGAAGGAGGCGTTCCTGCTGCGCGTTCCCTGCACGACCGTGCGCACTGAGACCGAGTGGGTTGAGACCGTCGATCTCGGGTGGAACGTGTTGGCCGGCACCGCTGCCGAGATCGCCGCCGGTGTCACCCGCCCGCAGCCGTCGCCGACGGATGCCGCGCCCTATGGCGACGGCCACGCCGCCGAGCGTGTGGTCGAGGTGCTCACGGCGAGCTGA
- a CDS encoding nucleotide sugar dehydrogenase, with product MRIAVVALGKIGLPIAVQFADSGHEVIGVDVNPRTVEAVNAAREPFPGEAQLQEKLTELVPAGRLRATTDYAEAIPGADAVVLVVPLFVNDETWEPDFGWMDAATTSLSQHLTAGTLVSYETTLPVGTTRGRWKPMLEQGSGLVEGTDFHVVFSPERVLTGRVFADLRKYPKLIGGLSDEGAQRAREFYEAVLQFDERPDLPRANGVWDLGTAEAAEMAKLAETTYRDVNIGLANQFALFAADNGIDVYQVIEACNSQPYSHIHRPGIAVGGHCIPVYPRLYLSTDHDAEIVRTARQLNASMPERLIARAADLLGDLSGMTAVVLGAAYRGGVKETAFSGVFPTVDALKARGANVVVHDPLYDDDELRALGFEPYALGGPVDLAVLQTDHADYRTLAPADLPGIKLLVDGRNATDAATWAGTPRIVVGRA from the coding sequence ATGCGTATCGCCGTCGTCGCCCTCGGAAAGATCGGGCTTCCCATCGCCGTCCAGTTCGCCGATTCCGGGCATGAGGTGATCGGGGTCGACGTCAATCCACGCACCGTCGAGGCGGTGAATGCGGCGCGCGAGCCGTTCCCCGGTGAGGCGCAGCTGCAGGAGAAGCTCACCGAGCTCGTGCCGGCCGGACGTCTGCGTGCCACCACCGATTACGCAGAGGCGATCCCCGGGGCCGACGCCGTGGTGCTGGTCGTGCCGCTGTTCGTCAACGACGAGACGTGGGAGCCCGACTTCGGGTGGATGGATGCCGCGACCACGTCGCTGTCCCAGCATCTGACCGCCGGCACCCTGGTCTCGTATGAGACGACGCTGCCGGTGGGCACGACCCGAGGCCGCTGGAAGCCGATGCTCGAGCAGGGTTCGGGTCTGGTGGAAGGCACCGATTTCCACGTGGTGTTCTCGCCCGAGCGGGTGCTGACCGGCCGTGTGTTCGCCGACCTGCGCAAGTACCCGAAGCTTATCGGCGGTCTGTCAGACGAGGGCGCCCAGCGCGCCCGCGAGTTCTACGAGGCGGTGCTGCAGTTCGACGAGCGCCCCGATCTGCCGCGCGCCAACGGCGTGTGGGACCTGGGCACCGCCGAGGCGGCCGAGATGGCCAAGCTGGCAGAGACCACGTACCGCGACGTCAACATCGGCCTGGCAAACCAGTTCGCACTGTTCGCCGCCGACAACGGCATCGACGTCTACCAGGTGATCGAAGCCTGCAACTCCCAGCCCTACAGCCACATTCATCGGCCGGGCATCGCCGTCGGCGGCCACTGCATCCCGGTCTACCCGCGCCTGTACCTGTCGACCGACCATGACGCCGAGATCGTGCGCACCGCACGCCAACTGAACGCCTCGATGCCCGAGCGGCTCATCGCGCGTGCCGCCGATCTGCTCGGCGACCTGTCGGGCATGACGGCCGTGGTGCTGGGCGCCGCGTACCGCGGCGGCGTGAAAGAGACCGCGTTCTCGGGCGTGTTCCCGACTGTCGACGCACTGAAGGCACGCGGCGCGAACGTCGTCGTGCACGACCCGCTGTACGACGACGACGAGCTGCGGGCGCTCGGCTTCGAGCCGTACGCGCTGGGCGGCCCGGTCGATCTCGCCGTGCTGCAGACCGATCATGCCGACTACCGCACCTTGGCGCCGGCGGACCTGCCGGGGATCAAGCTGCTGGTCGACGGGCGCAACGCGACGGATGCCGCGACCTGGGCCGGTACCCCGCGGATCGTCGTCGGCCGCGCCTGA
- a CDS encoding glycosyltransferase family 2 protein: MLKVSVVIPTYRPKEGLDRLVASIDAQTLSTDEFEVIFVDDGSPDNTYARLQEVARTRPHVRVERIENSGWPSRPRNIGTDLARGEYVAFMDHDDELYPDALRRGYEFAAANSADVLSGKEARTHDAAWAIDLYREDLGQALGLTRQHPMIPMNPHKLYRRAFLIEHDIRFPEGGRVMWEDIFFNVKVMRHARVMSVLASVPYYHWFTTRGSGSTGFQRSNPEFWQWLRRVLETTETDLAGPALAQQHRQLMGHQYRSRIIASFDTRFSGRGQAERDLIYDSCRRLQQDFDLRRFDDALNASGRMRAHLLAGDRRVLLEQLPQADPTIPGWGTTTSLRWDGDTLRVEADVEWSSPHGRRHDFEHSPAGRVLKRLPEVLAEAIPADLRDVTEEIASATVELGMRSRESRVVWMLSSRAHVQAPDADSGRVGLTATLSGELDVTSAIFGSAVGADTWDLNVRTNLGGTITQTQLRAPHTATVSLHDGHVRLAYVNKDGFVTAHADDSAEAVRRLRPQTARVEGGALIVTLEGVHTGSGEIPVSVATVGGDGKPKGALPGVLAMEGQSVVLRFAAAPAQVRLRIGDRTPDGAAWWDVRTGSDGASLQRGRPVSQKPATSTVQRVRRAGGRVLRRLGLRR; encoded by the coding sequence GTGCTGAAGGTCTCCGTCGTCATTCCGACGTATCGGCCCAAAGAAGGGCTCGATCGGCTCGTCGCCTCGATCGACGCGCAGACGCTTTCGACCGACGAGTTCGAGGTGATCTTCGTCGACGACGGATCGCCCGACAACACGTACGCACGTCTGCAGGAGGTCGCACGCACGCGGCCGCACGTGCGTGTCGAACGCATCGAGAACTCCGGCTGGCCGTCGCGGCCGCGCAACATCGGCACCGACCTCGCGCGAGGCGAGTACGTCGCATTCATGGACCATGACGACGAGCTGTACCCTGATGCGCTGCGACGGGGCTATGAGTTCGCCGCAGCAAACTCGGCAGACGTGCTCTCGGGCAAAGAGGCGCGCACGCATGACGCGGCATGGGCCATCGATCTCTACCGCGAAGACCTCGGACAGGCGTTGGGGCTGACGCGCCAACATCCCATGATTCCGATGAACCCGCACAAGCTCTACAGACGCGCGTTCCTGATCGAGCACGACATCCGCTTTCCCGAAGGCGGGCGAGTCATGTGGGAAGACATCTTCTTCAACGTGAAGGTGATGCGTCACGCGCGGGTCATGTCGGTGCTGGCCTCGGTTCCCTATTACCACTGGTTCACGACGCGCGGCAGCGGCTCGACCGGCTTCCAGCGCTCGAACCCCGAGTTCTGGCAGTGGCTGCGGCGTGTGCTCGAGACGACGGAGACAGATCTCGCCGGTCCCGCGCTCGCGCAGCAGCACCGGCAGCTGATGGGACACCAGTACCGGTCGCGGATCATCGCCTCGTTCGATACGCGTTTCTCCGGCCGCGGCCAGGCTGAGCGCGACCTGATCTATGACAGCTGCCGCCGACTGCAGCAGGATTTCGACCTGCGCCGCTTCGACGACGCGCTGAACGCCTCGGGGCGCATGCGCGCGCATCTGCTGGCGGGAGATCGTCGCGTGCTGCTCGAGCAATTGCCGCAGGCCGATCCGACCATCCCCGGTTGGGGCACCACGACGTCGCTGCGCTGGGACGGAGATACGCTTCGCGTCGAAGCCGACGTCGAGTGGTCCAGCCCGCATGGGCGCCGCCACGACTTCGAACACAGCCCCGCGGGGCGCGTCCTCAAGCGCCTGCCTGAGGTGCTGGCCGAGGCGATCCCGGCAGACCTGCGTGACGTGACCGAGGAGATCGCGTCGGCGACCGTGGAATTGGGGATGCGCTCGCGCGAGTCGCGTGTGGTGTGGATGCTGTCGTCGCGGGCACATGTGCAGGCGCCGGATGCTGATTCCGGGCGCGTCGGGCTGACAGCGACACTCTCGGGCGAATTGGATGTCACGTCCGCGATCTTCGGCTCTGCTGTGGGAGCAGATACCTGGGATCTGAACGTGCGCACGAACCTTGGCGGCACGATCACTCAGACACAGCTGCGCGCCCCGCACACCGCAACCGTCTCGCTGCATGACGGACACGTGCGGCTCGCCTATGTGAACAAGGATGGATTCGTCACAGCCCACGCCGACGACAGCGCCGAAGCGGTGCGACGCCTGAGGCCGCAGACCGCACGGGTCGAGGGCGGCGCTCTCATCGTGACTCTGGAGGGCGTCCATACCGGCTCCGGCGAAATCCCGGTCTCTGTGGCGACGGTGGGCGGCGACGGCAAGCCGAAGGGGGCGCTGCCGGGCGTGCTCGCGATGGAGGGACAGTCGGTCGTGCTGCGGTTCGCGGCGGCGCCGGCCCAGGTGCGCCTGCGCATCGGCGACCGAACGCCCGACGGTGCGGCATGGTGGGACGTGCGCACAGGTTCGGACGGCGCGTCGTTGCAGCGGGGCCGCCCGGTCTCACAGAAGCCGGCGACATCGACCGTGCAGCGCGTGCGCAGGGCGGGCGGACGAGTGCTGCGCCGCCTCGGCCTGCGCAGATGA
- a CDS encoding glycosyltransferase: MRVALAKNTLAVPPTYFAVQHALALQGVHDFRFFAAAAEITDAAITSQLDVFDASRFFGLTAGLGWARRERIAPLLGGRVASAIRRWRPDVVHQHFANLSGAAVAAAERLAVPLILTVHGADVYLPLTDAHGRPGVAGTILRRHQRIVARAFDHADRILAVSRYLAGKAMEAGADASKVAVHYQGVDTEIYRPEAQARSDRVPRIVAVSALKEAKGTRDLIEASIALSALRPHELVLVGDGPLRAVAEAAADEHPHIRVRGGLDREGVRRELAAATVFALPTKKDGAWREAAGLVTLEAQACGVPVVVYDSGGAGEMLDDGTTGVLVPEGDIGALSDVLGQFLALAPAERAAVGARARDWVVANRSLAGSAHELDAHYQEVIG, encoded by the coding sequence ATGAGGGTTGCGTTGGCCAAGAACACGCTCGCCGTGCCGCCGACCTATTTCGCTGTGCAGCATGCGCTCGCGTTGCAAGGCGTGCACGACTTCCGCTTCTTCGCCGCTGCGGCCGAGATCACCGATGCGGCCATCACTTCGCAGCTGGACGTCTTCGACGCGAGCCGCTTCTTCGGTCTGACGGCCGGCCTGGGCTGGGCCAGGCGCGAACGGATCGCGCCGCTGTTGGGCGGTCGGGTCGCGTCGGCCATCCGCCGGTGGCGACCCGATGTCGTCCATCAGCATTTCGCGAACCTGTCCGGCGCGGCGGTGGCTGCCGCGGAGCGCCTCGCTGTCCCGCTGATCCTGACCGTGCACGGCGCTGACGTCTACCTGCCGCTGACCGACGCGCACGGACGCCCGGGTGTGGCAGGAACCATTTTGCGCAGGCATCAGCGGATCGTCGCCCGCGCGTTCGATCACGCCGATCGAATACTCGCCGTCAGCCGCTACCTCGCGGGCAAGGCCATGGAAGCCGGAGCTGACGCGTCCAAGGTCGCGGTGCACTACCAGGGGGTCGATACAGAGATCTATCGGCCCGAGGCACAGGCAAGGTCTGACCGGGTGCCGCGCATCGTCGCGGTATCCGCGCTGAAAGAAGCGAAGGGCACGCGCGACCTCATCGAAGCCTCCATCGCTCTTTCCGCCCTCCGACCGCACGAACTCGTCCTCGTCGGTGACGGGCCGCTGCGGGCTGTGGCCGAGGCTGCCGCCGATGAACACCCGCACATCCGCGTGCGTGGGGGGCTCGACCGCGAGGGCGTTCGCCGCGAACTCGCCGCAGCCACGGTCTTCGCACTGCCCACGAAGAAGGACGGCGCATGGCGCGAGGCCGCGGGGCTGGTCACGCTCGAGGCCCAGGCGTGCGGCGTGCCCGTCGTCGTGTACGACTCGGGCGGTGCCGGAGAGATGCTCGACGATGGCACCACGGGCGTGCTCGTGCCGGAGGGCGACATCGGCGCTCTGTCGGACGTATTGGGGCAGTTCCTCGCGCTTGCACCCGCCGAGCGGGCAGCTGTGGGCGCGCGCGCGAGAGACTGGGTCGTCGCGAACCGCAGCCTCGCAGGCAGTGCCCACGAGCTGGATGCCCACTACCAGGAAGTGATTGGATGA
- a CDS encoding NAD-dependent epimerase/dehydratase family protein translates to MPRTVLVTGGRGHIGRLLVDRLRAAGVRAISLGRSPAVHFDDVVVDLSEATAVAGVIADARPDVVVHLAAMLRGEDLIDRNALMDRAVAQAVRAANVPHSVFVSSAAVYGTAHATACREDSVAAPENPYGVSKLRGEAIFQQMSADRAEASVLTLRIFNVVGPDFPGSLVSRLIGASEAEPVTLVGPDAFVRDYVHQSDVVALLVASLTASHAGYRVLNAGAGVAVSTRDLIQRLAVPSSSYVERSGGPSVCWADMTRADQVLGVTVQRFPTRGWAAPILASPGSRSVAPSDERIG, encoded by the coding sequence TTGCCCCGCACAGTCCTGGTGACTGGCGGTCGCGGTCACATCGGGCGCCTTCTCGTGGACAGATTGCGTGCTGCGGGCGTGCGCGCGATCTCGCTCGGTCGCTCGCCGGCGGTACATTTCGACGACGTCGTGGTCGATCTCAGTGAGGCGACGGCGGTGGCCGGCGTCATCGCCGATGCTCGGCCGGATGTCGTGGTCCACTTGGCCGCGATGCTGCGCGGTGAGGATCTCATTGATCGGAATGCACTGATGGATCGAGCTGTCGCGCAGGCTGTTCGTGCGGCGAACGTGCCGCACAGCGTGTTCGTCTCGTCTGCAGCCGTCTACGGCACTGCGCACGCCACGGCGTGTCGTGAGGATTCTGTCGCAGCGCCCGAGAACCCGTACGGTGTCTCCAAGCTGCGGGGCGAGGCGATCTTCCAGCAGATGTCCGCCGATCGCGCCGAGGCATCTGTTCTGACGCTGCGGATCTTCAACGTCGTCGGGCCGGACTTTCCCGGTTCGCTCGTCAGCCGACTGATCGGAGCCTCTGAGGCCGAACCGGTGACCCTCGTCGGCCCCGATGCGTTCGTTCGGGATTACGTGCATCAGAGTGATGTCGTCGCTCTCCTGGTGGCATCCCTCACCGCGAGCCACGCAGGATATCGTGTGCTGAATGCCGGTGCGGGTGTCGCCGTCTCCACCCGGGACTTGATCCAGCGGCTTGCCGTGCCATCGTCGTCGTATGTGGAGCGCAGCGGCGGACCCAGTGTCTGCTGGGCCGATATGACCCGTGCCGACCAAGTGCTCGGGGTGACTGTGCAGCGCTTTCCGACGCGCGGGTGGGCCGCTCCGATACTCGCCTCGCCGGGGTCTCGGTCGGTGGCACCCTCAGATGAGAGAATCGGCTGA